In Oryza sativa Japonica Group chromosome 2, ASM3414082v1, the following are encoded in one genomic region:
- the LOC4329969 gene encoding uncharacterized protein: MGAVCSRKRSQLVHEDDSFQTSSRFSKTSSLKWLLLTLPRSNSDVSRKGQGKGPGRCPSLMELCVAKACEDINKYSSFSVLPRDLSQQIFNELVASNRLTETLLETFRDCALQDIDLGEYPGVNDAWMEVVASQRHSLLSVDISCSEITDSGLYLLRDCPNMQSLACNYCDMISEHGLGILSGLSNLTSLSFKSSDGITAEAMEAFANLVNLVNLDLERCLKIHGGLVHLKGLRNLESLNMRYCNNIADSDIKYLSDLTNLKELQLACCRITDLGVSYLRGLSKLTQLNLEGCPVTAACLEAISGLASLVVLNLSRCGIYGEGCENFQGLKKLKVLNLGFNNITDDCLAHLKELINLESLNLDSCKVGDEGLLHLRGLMLLKSLELSDTEVGSSGLQHLSGLRNLESINLSFTLVTDTGMKKISALNSLKSVNLDNRQITDVGLAALTSLTGLTHLDLFGARITDYGTSCFRFFKNLESLEVCGGLITDAGVKNIKDLKALKQLNLSQNVNLTDKTLELISGLTALVSLNVSNTRVSNAGLRHLKDLQNLRSLSLDSCRVTTSEVKKLQATVLPNLISVRPE, from the exons ATGGGTGCTGTCTGCTCAAGGAAGAGAAGCCAATTAGTGCACGAGGATGACTCTTTCCAGACATCTTCCAGGTTCTCAAAGACCAGCAGCTTGAAATGGCTGCTGCTTACACTGCCACGCAGCAATTCCGATGTCTCCCGCAAGGGCCAGGGAAAGGGCCCTGGTCGTTGCCCATCTCTAATGGAGCTTTGTGTGGCCAAAGCCTGCGAG GATATTAACAAGTATTCTAGTTTTTCTGTATTGCCGAGGGATCTCAGCCAGCAGATTTTTAATGAATTGGTAGCGTCGAACCGTCTCACGGAGACATTGCTTGAAACTTTTCGGGATTGTGCACTACAG GACATTGATTTGGGGGAGTATCCTGGAGTGAATGATGCTTGGATGGAAGTAGTGGCTTCTCAAAGGCATTCATTGTTATCAGTTGACATTTCTTGCTCTGAAATAACTGATAGTGGGTTATATCTTCTTAGAGATTGTCCAAACATGCAAAGCTTGGCATGTAATTACTGTGATATGATCTCAGAGCATGGCCTAGGAATCTTGTCAG GTCTTTCAAACCTGACATCTCTCAGTTTCAAGAGCAGCGATGGTATTACTGCTGAAGCAATGGAAGCATTTGCTAATTTAGTTAATTTGGTAAATCTTGATCTCGAACGATGCCTAAAGATTCATGGTGGCCTTGTTCACTTAAAAG GCCTCAGGAATCTGGAGTCACTCAATATGAGATATTGTAACAACATTGCAGATTCAGATATCAAATACTTATCAG ATCTCACAAATTTGAAAGAATTGCAATTGGCTTGTTGTAGAATCACTGATCTGGGTGTTTCTTATCTTAGAG GCTTGTCCAAGCTAACACAGTTGAATTTGGAGGGCTGTCCAGTGACTGCTGCCTGTTTGGAAGCTATATCAG GATTGGCTTCTCTGGTGGTGTTGAATTTGAGTCGGTGTGGCATATACGGTGAAGGCTGTGAAAACTTTCAAG GTCTTAAAAAATTGAAGGTTTTAAACTTGGGGTTCAATAATATCACAGATGATTGTTTAGCACATCTGAAAG AGTTGATCAATTTGGAATCTCTAAACTTGGACTCATGCAAGGTTGGAGATGAAGGCTTATTACATCTGAGAG GCCTTATGCTTTTGAAAAGTTTGGAGCTATCTGACACCGAAGTTGGAAGCAGTGGACTCCAGCATCTATCTG GCCTTCGGAATTTGGAAAGCATCAATCTCTCGTTTACGTTAGTTACTGATACCGGTATGAAGAAGATATCTGCACTGAATTCACTGAAGTCAGTTAATCTTGACAATCGGCAGATTACTGATGTTGGCTTAGCAGCACTTACAA GTCTCACTGGGTTGACTCATCTGGACCTTTTTGGTGCTAGGATAACGGACTATGGCACAAGCTGCTTCAGAT TTTTTAAGAATCTTGAATCTCTTGAAGTCTGCGGTGGGTTAATTACTGATGCTGGAGTGAAGAATATCAAGGATCTCAAAGCTCTGAAGCAACTCAATCTTTCTCAGAACGTTAACCTGACAGACAAAACCCTGGAGCTGATTTCTG GCTTAACTGCTTTAGTCTCGCTGAACGTCTCCAACACTCGTGTATCCAATGCCGGCCTCCGCCACCTGAAGGATCTGCAGAACCTGCGCTCGCTGTCGCTTGATTCCTGCAGGGTCACGACAAGTGAGGTGAAGAAGCTGCAGGCGACGGTGCTCCCCAACCTGATAAGCGTTCGACCCGAGTAG
- the LOC4329970 gene encoding uncharacterized protein, translating to MKPTTPSPPAAAAAAAAADDPSPSASDSPSATFSVERRGDASASCRWTLPDFPRTRARTFYSRYFEVGGFDCRLLLYPRGDSQALPGYLSLYLQVLDPKTPTSSSSATTTSSSSKWECFLSYRLSVAHPSPDPSKSLARDSWHRFSSKKRSHGWCDFAPSAAAAYLFPPHDSLVIAADISVLAEAASFAEADSRFTWKVLNFGTFREMVRTQKIMSPAFFPAANAGGSDCGLRISVYQSNVSGADHLSVCLESKEPLVQATSGSSASALPSSAGGSGVPDGDRGCWCLFRVSILNQKPGGSHIHKDSYGRFGADNASLGWGDYIKMDDFLAADGGYLLDGAVVFSASVHVIKESNSFTRSLPMIAGMSGAGSGRAGARKSDGHFGKFVWRIENFTRLKELLKKRKITGLCIKSRKFQVGNRDCRLIVYPRGQSQPPCNLSVFLEVTDPRNSSEWSCFVSHRLSVINQKLEERTIVKESQNRYSKSAKDWGWREFVTLTVLFDQDAGFLVQDTVVFAAEVLILKETATIQELSDEDSEACSSGSGCQIDSLPKRPSFTWKVENFLSFKDIMETRKIFSKYFQAGGCELRIGVYESFDTICIYLESDQPSGFDPDKNFWVHYKMAIINQKNSAKTVCKESSICTKTWNNSVLQFMKVSDLLDTDAGFLVRDTVVFVCEIIDCCPWFDFSDLEVLASDDDQDDLSTDPDDFIESEDSEDMSGDEEDMFRNLLSRAGFSLTYGENYTQPQVTLREKILTDASAIAGFLTGLRVYLDNPAKVKRMLLPTKVSTRAGGKKDVSKCDSSSTSLISLLMGVSVLKQAIIDLLLDIMVECCQPSEERPAYVSSSASSKTSPDSNGASSPPELNVEGELTECAFSNKYERLKPGNDDIHHRLSVQNTDKCTNDIPARVLEQSCSPPEVSGADLLEDEGSDQASRTKWPEQSEELLGLIVSSLRALDSAVPHGCPEPRRRPQSVQKIALVLEKSPKKLQPDLVALVPKLVDSSEHSLAACALLDHLQKPDTEPSLRLPVFNALSELEFDCDIWKQASFHALELLADSNDEPLVEAITYVLKAASQCQHIAQAARAVRWRLKDLGTEVPLCVLDFLSKTVHSWSDVADALLKDIDSDCEPDSSCLSMSCSTSSTDEFSAEGMHSLQGQAVHGKDHLSDVFILIEMLSIPRLFVEVSQVLQRALLRGAFGLQLVAMVLERRHSHRLSLKSGTGTMVNDSQNKQVLLDGQFEHLPVQEDDFTSVLALGEVLSLSTETRVQDFVRMLYAIIFKIYTEDHYRYRILKGLVERATNTSDSCRAVDIDMDVLVFLVKEEFGIARPVLNMLREVAEVAQADRANLWHQICATEDENMRLREDMDMEQTKFTKEKDVLMQQLTESEAANAHLRSELKAEKDRFVREKKELSEQMLEMENQLEWVRSEKDEQIVKLTADKKNLHDRLHEAETQLSQFKAWKREELKKITKEKNALAERLKGVEASRKRVDDEFKRFVAEAQTREEIRKSLEGEVRRLTQTVGQTEGEKKEKEDQITRCEAYIDGMESKLQVCQQYIHTLETSIQEEMARHAPVYGVGVEALSLDELETLTNIHERGLRQIHAIRQRKGSSHRLSAPSLPHVPGLYSSPPSMAVGLPSSLIPTSSVAPNGAGIHGNGHMNGSMGSWFNPT from the exons ATGAAGCCCACCactccctcccctcccgccgccgcggcggcggcggcggcggccgacgaccCTTCCCCGTCGGCGTCGGACTCCCCGTCGGCCACGTTCTCCgtcgagcggcgcggcgacgcctCCGCGTCGTGCCGGTGGACGCTCCCGGACTTCCCCCGCACCCGCGCCCGCACCTTCTACAGCCGCTACTTCGAGGTGGGCGGCTTCgactgccgcctcctcctctaccCGCGCGGCGACTCGCAGGCGCTCCCGGGCTACCTCTCCCTCTACCTCCAGGTGCTCGACCCCAAAAccccgacgtcgtcgtcgtccgccaccaccacctcctcctcctccaaatgGGAGTGCTTCCTCAGCTACCGCCTCTCCGTCGCCCACCCTTCCCCCGATCCCTCCAAGTCCCTGGCGCGCGACTCGTGGCACCGCTTCTCCTCCAAGAAGCGGTCGCACGGCTGGTGCGACttcgcgccgtccgccgccgccgcctacctcTTCCCGCCGCACGACTCcctcgtcatcgccgccgacaTATCGGTGCTCGCCGAGGCCGCCTCGTTCGCCGAGGCCGACAGCCGCTTCACCTGGAAGGTGCTCAACTTCGGCACCTTCCGGGAGATGGTCCGCACGCAGAAGATCATGAGCCCTGCCTTCTTCCCGGCGGCCAATGCCGGTGGGAGCGACTGCGGGCTCCGGATTAGTGTCTATCAGAGTAATGTATCTGGCGCGGACCATTTGTCGGTGTGTCTGGAGAGCAAGGAGCCCCTGGTGCAGGCAACATCAGGGTCCTCGGCATCAGCATTGCCGTCGAGTGCCGGGGGCAGCGGCGTGCCCGATGGTGACCGTGGGTGCTGGTGTCTTTTTCGTGTTTCGATCCTCAATCAGAAGCCAGGTGGGAGTCACATCCACAAAGACTCGTATGGCCGGTTTGGGGCTGACAATGCCAGCCTTGGGTGGGGAGATTACATAAAAATGGATGATTTTTTGGCTGCGGATGGGGGTTACCTGCTTGATGGTGCTGTGGTGTTTAGTGCTTCAGTGCATGTGATCAAGGAGTCAAACTCGTTCACTCGCAGCTTACCGATGATAGCAGGCATGAGTGGTGCTGGCAGTGGACGAGCTGGGGCTAGAAAGTCGGATGGACACTTTGGAAAGTTTGTGTGGAGGATTGAGAACTTCACAAGATTGAAGGAGCTGCTCAAGAAGCGAAAGATCACGGGTCTGTGCATCAAAAGCAGAAAGTTTCAGGTCGGGAATCGAGACTGCCGCCTTATTGTGTATCCACGGG GGCAGTCTCAACCGCCATGCAACCTGTCAGTGTTTTTAGAAGTGACAGATCCCCGGAATAGCAGTGAATGGAGCTGCTTTGTGAGCCATAGATTGTCTGTCATCAATCAGAAATTAGAGGAGAGGACAATAGTGAAAGAATCTCAGAACCGTTACTCTAAGTCAGCAAAGGATTGGGGATGGCGTGAATTTGTGACATTAACTGTCCTATTCGATCAGGATGCCGGTTTTCTTGTACAGGACACTGTTGTTTTTGCTGCAGAGGTTCTCATTCTGAAGGAAACTGCTACTATTCAAGAGCTTAGTGACGAAGATTCTGAAGCATGCAGTTCAGGTTCTGGATGTCAGATTGATTCTTTGCCAAAACGTCCATCATTCACGTGGAAGGTGGAAAATTTCTTATCCTTCAAGGATATTATGGAGACAAGAAAGATTTTTAGTAAATATTTCCAGGCTGGTGGTTGTGAGTTGCGTATAG GTGTATATGAGTCGTTTGATACGATCTGCATATACCTGGAAAGTGACCAGCCATCTGGGTTTGATCCTGATAAGAACTTTTGGGTACACTATAAGATGGCTATAATTAACCAGAAGAATTCTGCAAAAACGGTGTGTAAGGAATCATCAATCTGCACAAAAACATGGAACAATTCAGTTCTTCAGTTCATGAAGGTCTCAGACCTGTTGGACACTGATGCTGGTTTTCTTGTCCGGGACactgttgtttttgtttgtgaAATCATAGACTGCTGTCCATGGTTTGATTTCTCTGATCTTGAG GTTTTGGCGTCAGATGACGACCAGGATGATTTGTCAACAGATCCTGATGACTTTATTGAGTCTGAAGACAGCGAGGATATGAGTGGTGATGAGGAAGATATGTTCCGAAACCTCCTCTCGAGAGCTGGGTTTTCTCTTACATATGGTGAAAACTATACTCAGCCGCAGGTTACTTTAAGAGAGAAAATTCTAACAGATGCTAGTGCAATTGCTGGATTTCTTACTGGTCTGCGTGTTTACCTCGATAACCCAGCAAAAGTAAAGCGCATGCTACTTCCTACCAAAGTATCCACCAGGGCTGGTGGAAAGAAAGATGTTTCAAAGTGCGACTCGAGTTCCACAAGCCTCATCAGTTTGCTGATGGGAGTTAGTGTCTTGAAGCAGGCTATCATAGACTTGCTTCTTGATATAATGGTTGAGTGCTGCCAACCTTCAGAAGAAAGACCAGCATATGTCTCATCCTCAGCAAGTTCCAAAACTTCTCCTGACTCGAATGGGGCTAGCTCTCCACCAGAGCTCAATGTTGAAGGTGAACTGACAGAATGTGCTTTCAGTAATAAGTATGAAAGGCTGAAACCTGGCAATGATGATATCCATCATAGGCTTTCTGTACAAAACACAGATAAGTGTACAAATGATATTCCTGCCAGAGTTTTAGAACAGTCCTGTTCTCCCCCTGAAGTATCTGGTGCTGATTTGCTAGAAGATGAAGGCTCTGACCAGGCTTCCAGG acaaAATGGCCAGAGCAATCAGAGGAGCTGTTAGGACTAATAGTTAGTTCATTGAGGGCACTGGACAGTGCTGTCCCACATGGGTGCCCTGAACCAAGAAGACGACCTCAGTCTGTCCAGAAAATTGCACTTGTACTAGAGAAATCTCCAAAGAAGCTTCAGCCAGATTTGGTTGCCCTTGTCCCAAAGTTGGTTGATAGTTCAGAACACTCTCTTGCCGCTTGTGCACTGTTAGATCATCTTCAAAAGCCAGATACTGAGCCTTCGTTGAGGTTACCG GTTTTTAATGCTCTATCTGAGCTAGAATTTGATTGTGATATCTGGAAACAAGCATCTTTTCATGCACTCGAATTGTTGGCTGATTCAAATGATGAGCCACTTGTAGAGGCCATTACATATGTTCTCAAGGCAGCATCACAATGCCAGCATATTGCTCAAGCT GCTAGAGCTGTCCGATGGAGACTAAAAGATCTGGGTACTGAAGTTCCCCTGTGTGTGCTTGATTTCTTGTCTAAAACAGTGCATAGCTGGTCAGATGTAGCTGATGCTTTGTTGAAGGATATTGATTCTGACTGTGAGCCTGATAGCAGTTGCCTCTCTATGTcctgtagtactagtagtacagaCGAGTTTTCAGCTGAAGGGATGCATTCTTTGCAAGGTCAAGCTGTACATGGAAAAGATCATCTATCAGATGTTTTTATACTGATAGAAATGCTGTCGATACCCAGATTATTTGTTGAAGTTTCTCAGGTTTTGCAGAGGGCTTTATTGCGAGGAGCCTTTGGGCTGCAATTAGTAGCCATGGTGTTGGAAAGAAGGCATTCTCACAGGTTAAGTCTTAAGTCTGGGACTGGGACTATGGTGAATGATTCACAGAACAAGCAAGTTCTGTTAGACGGGCAGTTTGAACATTTGCCTGTCCAAGAAGATGATTTCACTTCAGTCCTTGCACTTGGTGAGGTATTATCTCTATCTACAGAAACCAGGGTGCAAGATTTTGTGCGGATGCTTTATGCTATCATTTTTAAGATATATACCGAGGATCATTATAGATATAGAATTCTGAAGGGTCTTGTTGAACGAGCAACAAATACTTCAGATAGCTGCCGAGCAGTTGACATAGATATGGATGTCTTGGTATTTCTTGTTAAGGAGGAATTTGGAATTGCTAGACCTGTTTTGAACATGTTGCGTGAGGTTGCTGAAGTTGCTCAAGCTGATCGTGCAAATCTTTGGCACCAAATATGTGCTACTGAAGATGAGAATATGCGTTTGCGAGAAGACATGGATATGGAACAAACAAAATTCACTAAGGAAAAAGATGTGTTAATGCAACAACTAACTGAGTCAGAGGCAGCTAATGCGCATCTAAGG TCTGAGCTAAAAGCTGAGAAGGATCGTTTTGTCCGGGAGAAGAAGGAACTTTCTGAGCAGATGCTGGAGATGGAGAATCAGTTGGAATGGGTACGATCAGAAAAAGATGAGCAAATTGTAAAGCTAACTGCTGATAAGAAAAATCTTCATGATCGTCTACATGAAGCAGAGACACAACTATCCCAGTTCAAAGCATGGAAACGCGAGGAACTAAAG AAAATAACCAAGGAGAAGAATGCTTTGGCAGAGAGGCTTAAGGGTGTTGAAGCTTCAAGGAAAAGGGTTGATGATGAATTCAAACGGTTTGTTGCTGAAGCACAGACTCGTGAAGAGATTCGGAAATCACTTGAAGGTGAAGTAAGAAGGCTGACTCAGACAGTTGGACAAACCgagggagaaaagaaagaaaaagaagaccaAATTACTCGTTGTGAAGCTTACATAGATGGAATGGAGTCAAAACTACAAGTTTGCCAG CAATATATTCACACCCTGGAGACCTCAATTCAGGAAGAGATGGCACGGCATGCTCCCGTGTATGGTGTCGGCGTGGAAGCTTTATCACTGGATGAGCTTGAGACACTCACAAACATCCACGAGCGGGGTTTAAGACAGATACATGCAATTCGGCAAAGGAAAGGTAGCAGTCATCGCTTGAGTGCCCCTTCGCTCCCGCACGTCCCAGGTTTATACTCCTCGCCTCCTTCAATGGCAGTTGGTCTGCCGTCCTCGCTGATCCCCACATCGTCCGTAGCACCTAATGGTGCAGGCATCCATGGAAATGGCCACATGAATGGTTCCATGGGTAGCTGGTTCAATCCAACCTAA